From a region of the Chloroflexota bacterium genome:
- a CDS encoding TetR/AcrR family transcriptional regulator — MGSKERRERIKQATREGILSGARQIAQAEGWSGLTIRKVAELIEYSPSMVYEYFASKEAILEALLEIGFQQLTNAMQQASAAHVDPYQRLQAIALAYWHFAQANPDLYQVMHGMDGVTVNPELRNQAAWPTCLLVEQDLQSLLIDEQVTSPNLREDSEILWATLHGIVSLALSQRLSQAEQIEARIQRTTQALLQGLLMTNS; from the coding sequence ATGGGCAGTAAAGAACGCCGCGAACGGATCAAACAAGCCACCCGCGAGGGGATTCTCAGTGGTGCACGCCAAATTGCCCAAGCCGAGGGTTGGTCGGGCTTGACCATCCGCAAAGTTGCCGAGTTGATCGAATATAGCCCATCGATGGTTTATGAATATTTCGCTAGCAAGGAAGCAATTTTAGAAGCCTTGTTGGAAATTGGCTTTCAACAATTGACCAATGCCATGCAACAAGCCAGTGCTGCCCATGTTGATCCATATCAGCGCTTGCAGGCCATCGCGCTCGCCTATTGGCACTTTGCCCAAGCCAATCCCGACCTCTATCAAGTGATGCATGGCATGGATGGGGTGACGGTTAACCCAGAGTTGCGTAACCAAGCGGCTTGGCCAACATGTTTATTGGTTGAGCAAGATTTGCAATCATTGTTGATCGACGAACAAGTGACTAGCCCAAATTTGCGTGAAGATAGCGAAATTCTTTGGGCTACCTTACATGGAATTGTCAGCCTTGCGCTCAGCCAACGCCTCAGCCAAGCCGAACAGATCGAAGCCCGCATCCAACGCACAACCCAAGCCTTGTTACAGGGCTTATTAATGACCAATTCGTAA
- a CDS encoding pyridoxamine 5'-phosphate oxidase family protein, translating into MQDQTTTQQNISKVAEQLKGFKLAMLTTVASDNSLHSRPMVVQQKEFDGDLWFMTGRDSGKIAELSQSKQVNVAFVDVDDSRYVSLSGTGQIVDDRAKIKELWTPLAKAWFKDENDPNIVLIKVEPQIVEYWDTPNSTFVQVAGFLSALVTGERPEIGEHGKVKL; encoded by the coding sequence ATGCAAGATCAAACAACTACCCAACAAAATATTAGCAAAGTCGCCGAGCAATTGAAAGGCTTTAAATTGGCGATGTTAACCACGGTTGCTAGTGATAATTCGTTGCATAGCCGCCCGATGGTGGTGCAACAAAAGGAATTTGATGGCGATTTGTGGTTTATGACTGGGCGTGATAGTGGCAAAATTGCTGAGTTAAGCCAATCCAAGCAAGTCAATGTAGCCTTTGTTGATGTTGATGATTCGCGCTATGTTTCGCTGAGTGGTACAGGCCAAATTGTTGACGATCGGGCTAAAATCAAAGAACTTTGGACTCCGTTGGCTAAAGCCTGGTTTAAAGATGAAAACGACCCCAATATTGTTTTGATTAAGGTTGAGCCGCAAATTGTCGAATATTGGGATACGCCCAATAGCACGTTTGTCCAAGTGGCTGGTTTTTTGTCGGCGCTGGTTACGGGCGAACGCCCCGAAATTGGGGAGCATGGCAAGGTTAAGCTCTAA
- a CDS encoding NAD-dependent epimerase/dehydratase family protein gives MSSLQVIFGTGPAGSTLAEELISQGQRVRCINRSGKADLPAAVEVVAGDLLNQAQVNELCQGAKVVYHCANVHYAEQTKIMPQFQQTIMQASAAAGARLVVLDTLYVYGSSQGRPMTEATPFAPHTRKGRMRAELVETYLAAHRAGALEVTLGRAADFFGPRVLNSSLGDRVFPMLLQHKPAQLLGNIDLPHSFSYIGDVARGLALLGQHPAALGQAWHLPVMPALTQRAMLQTIGTLLGYQVRSIALPKIAIQAFGLMDSFMREFVEMFYQYTEPQIVDAQAIERQLGLAATPLEQALQATINWYRGQTQQKAAA, from the coding sequence ATGAGTTCATTACAAGTTATTTTTGGCACAGGCCCAGCTGGTAGCACGCTTGCTGAAGAGCTTATTAGTCAAGGCCAGCGGGTTCGCTGTATCAATCGTAGCGGTAAGGCCGATCTGCCAGCGGCGGTTGAGGTTGTCGCTGGTGACTTGCTTAATCAAGCGCAAGTTAATGAGTTGTGCCAAGGCGCGAAGGTGGTTTATCACTGCGCGAACGTCCATTATGCTGAACAGACCAAGATTATGCCGCAATTTCAGCAAACGATTATGCAGGCCAGCGCCGCTGCTGGCGCTCGCTTGGTGGTGCTCGATACGCTCTACGTCTATGGTTCGAGTCAAGGCCGACCAATGACTGAGGCCACGCCGTTTGCACCGCATACCCGCAAAGGTCGTATGCGAGCTGAATTGGTCGAAACCTATTTGGCGGCGCATCGGGCAGGTGCGCTCGAAGTTACCTTGGGTCGAGCCGCCGATTTCTTTGGGCCGCGTGTGCTTAACTCAAGTTTGGGCGATCGGGTGTTTCCAATGCTGTTGCAACATAAGCCAGCTCAATTGTTGGGCAATATCGATTTGCCGCACAGTTTTAGCTATATTGGCGATGTCGCCCGTGGCTTGGCATTGTTGGGGCAACATCCAGCGGCGCTGGGTCAAGCTTGGCATTTGCCCGTTATGCCAGCATTAACCCAACGCGCCATGCTGCAAACAATTGGCACCTTGTTGGGCTACCAGGTACGCAGCATTGCCCTGCCCAAAATTGCGATTCAGGCGTTTGGCCTGATGGATTCGTTTATGCGCGAGTTTGTTGAGATGTTTTATCAATATACTGAGCCACAAATTGTCGATGCCCAAGCGATCGAACGCCAACTTGGCCTGGCTGCCACGCCTCTGGAGCAAGCGTTGCAGGCAACGATTAATTGGTATCGTGGTCAAACCCAACAAAAAGCCGCTGCCTAA
- the trpA gene encoding tryptophan synthase subunit alpha gives MSRIAQTFERLASQGRTALMPFLTIGYPERDSALSLAQALVAGGADMLELGMPFSDPLADGATIQRTTDIALANGVDIGFCLETVRQLRAVGMSIPLLLMGYFNPMFQYGVERFVAEAKAAGADGFIVPDLPPEEADQFHAAAKAHELDLVFLLAPTSTDARIAKIASLSSGFIYCVALRGVTGARAALADDLGDFLARVRQYSQLPRAVGFGISKPEHVASVAKMAEGAICASALLDYIGHLPAEERAAGAQQFVQSLRDAADQAKGYQQ, from the coding sequence ATGAGCCGAATTGCCCAAACTTTTGAACGCTTAGCCAGCCAAGGTCGGACGGCCCTGATGCCATTTTTGACAATTGGCTACCCTGAGCGTGATTCAGCCCTGAGTTTAGCCCAAGCCTTGGTTGCTGGCGGCGCGGACATGCTTGAGCTTGGCATGCCCTTTTCTGATCCGTTGGCCGATGGCGCGACGATCCAACGTACCACTGATATTGCCCTTGCTAATGGGGTTGATATTGGATTTTGTTTGGAGACCGTGCGCCAATTACGAGCGGTTGGCATGAGCATTCCGTTATTGCTGATGGGTTATTTCAACCCCATGTTTCAATATGGCGTTGAACGGTTTGTGGCTGAAGCCAAAGCGGCGGGCGCTGATGGTTTTATCGTACCCGATTTACCACCTGAGGAAGCCGACCAATTTCATGCTGCGGCCAAAGCTCATGAGCTGGATTTGGTGTTCTTGTTGGCTCCAACCTCGACTGATGCCCGCATTGCCAAGATTGCCAGCCTGTCGTCGGGCTTTATCTACTGTGTGGCATTGCGTGGTGTAACCGGTGCTCGTGCCGCGTTGGCCGACGATTTGGGTGATTTCTTGGCGCGAGTACGCCAATATAGCCAATTGCCGCGGGCGGTTGGCTTTGGTATCTCCAAGCCTGAACATGTAGCCTCGGTTGCCAAAATGGCTGAAGGGGCAATTTGCGCCAGTGCCTTGCTCGATTACATTGGCCACTTGCCTGCCGAAGAGCGTGCTGCTGGAGCACAACAGTTTGTGCAAAGCTTGCGCGATGCTGCTGATCAGGCCAAGGGCTATCAGCAATAA
- a CDS encoding PAS domain S-box protein produces MPDIDDSSQLTNLPAWLRNGGIAGAMLQSIDWANHPLGSIDQWPSALQTALSMVLYAPVPMALIWSASQTTFYNDHYIELLGNNHPQQQAQTTDPTGYFGQQAIFSAIQQAQLGQTKLLTAHSIDQPQQHWLIDLSFSPIYAEQGTIVGVLNTVNQINRVLRLAQPKPSSQTPFLDLLQQIELPLEQIPSFQPDQERIAPLIGYVDRHGAYRFNNPAYQAWFQRPLSQITGASVAEVWGETAYQQFYDHIHQALLGQAVAFETVISLEDQPVRSVAVEYQPDLNTDGEVQGFFSFISDISTNKKLTVAVQESKQRFNAIFQTSSSPMVITRLNDGLILEINESLISLLGYQRDELVGQAIQDLNIFVDQNDRTAMVRALKKQSYVSDYELELRTKSTDTIFVICSMTLIVLSNSLCGFTVIHNINNRKIYERKLKESEERLQIVIENLNEGIVLSDLDGNLFHWNRVALAMHGFANMEECRSRIPDFKDFYEISTLDNQVLAIEQWPMSRLIRGEILESIELKIRRINTPVVWERIFRYGGATVIDSSGHSVAFLTINDITERKYAEEKLRYQANLLAHVSDAIISTDSNYLIKSWNRAAEEIYVWQANEAIGQRFGSLIPTEYIHNDSNEQAGTQLFEQAFWQGEVYQFDRYGQRHHILSSVSLIKNNQGHIQGTVAINRDITAYKQATQALQESERRFKILTESLPQLIWTCTPDGKCDYLSQQWVHYTGIPEAEQLGTAWIKQIHPDDQASIMQEWQKALIAQQKLHSEYRIRRFDNTYRWFDTQAVPLLGQNGEIIKWFGASNDIDDRKRAEDAQLRSQKMEALGTLAGGIAHDFNNILLAITGNTQLAMFDLDPQHPVQNNLREIEQAGERATDLVRRILTFSRQQEVKREIVLLPTIIDEAIKLLRATLPAMVEIQVNVIGPIPATAADPTQIFQIIMNLATNAAHAIGNNRGLIEIRLDLVHLTAELSRTIPNLHEGHYVRLSVSDNGCGMDKETIKRIFDPFFTTKPLGEGTGLGLSVVDGIMKGHDGAITVYSQINKGSTFRLYFPASNQLPTPTPPKRQIVSENGYAHILYIDDEQALVTLAVKMLNTLGYGVNGFTNPQAALDYFLRDPSAIDVVISDVSMPHMSGFDLAKQLLAIKPNLPIILTSGYVRPEDYELAQVLGIRSLILKPHTYEDLGYTLAQIL; encoded by the coding sequence ATGCCCGATATTGATGATTCATCACAGCTAACCAATCTCCCCGCATGGTTGCGCAATGGCGGTATTGCTGGGGCTATGCTGCAAAGCATCGATTGGGCAAATCACCCGCTCGGTTCAATTGATCAATGGCCAAGCGCTTTGCAGACTGCACTCAGTATGGTGTTGTATGCACCGGTTCCAATGGCATTAATTTGGTCGGCATCACAGACAACTTTTTACAATGACCACTATATCGAATTGCTCGGCAACAATCACCCCCAACAACAAGCCCAAACCACTGATCCAACCGGCTATTTTGGGCAGCAAGCGATCTTTAGCGCCATTCAACAAGCCCAACTTGGTCAAACCAAGCTGCTGACAGCTCACTCAATCGATCAACCACAACAACACTGGCTGATCGATTTGTCGTTTAGCCCAATTTATGCTGAGCAGGGCACAATTGTCGGGGTGCTCAATACGGTCAATCAGATCAATCGTGTGCTGCGGCTAGCCCAGCCAAAACCCAGCAGCCAAACCCCCTTTTTGGATTTGTTACAGCAGATTGAACTCCCTTTAGAGCAAATACCCAGCTTTCAGCCCGATCAAGAGCGGATCGCCCCACTGATCGGCTACGTCGATCGCCATGGCGCTTATCGCTTTAATAATCCCGCCTATCAAGCCTGGTTTCAGCGACCACTCAGCCAAATAACTGGCGCTAGCGTGGCTGAAGTCTGGGGAGAAACCGCCTATCAGCAATTTTATGACCATATTCATCAAGCTTTGCTTGGCCAAGCGGTAGCCTTTGAGACCGTTATCAGCCTTGAAGATCAGCCTGTGCGAAGCGTAGCAGTTGAATATCAGCCCGATTTAAACACCGATGGCGAAGTCCAAGGATTTTTCAGTTTCATTAGCGATATCAGCACCAACAAAAAATTAACTGTCGCGGTACAAGAATCCAAACAACGCTTTAATGCAATTTTTCAAACCAGTTCTAGCCCAATGGTCATTACCCGTTTAAACGATGGCCTAATTTTAGAGATCAACGAAAGCTTAATCAGTTTGTTGGGCTATCAGCGCGATGAACTTGTTGGGCAGGCCATTCAAGACCTCAATATTTTTGTTGATCAGAATGATCGTACTGCGATGGTTCGAGCACTTAAAAAACAAAGCTATGTCAGCGATTATGAATTAGAATTAAGAACTAAATCGACTGATACGATCTTTGTGATTTGTTCAATGACATTAATTGTATTGAGTAACAGTTTATGTGGCTTTACCGTTATTCACAATATTAACAATCGCAAAATTTATGAACGTAAGCTCAAAGAAAGCGAAGAACGACTGCAAATCGTGATCGAAAATCTTAATGAAGGCATCGTCTTATCAGATCTTGATGGCAATCTATTTCATTGGAATCGGGTTGCTTTGGCGATGCATGGTTTTGCAAACATGGAGGAATGTCGTAGTCGCATTCCTGATTTTAAAGATTTCTATGAAATTAGCACGCTCGATAACCAAGTACTAGCTATTGAACAATGGCCCATGTCGCGGTTGATTCGTGGCGAAATCTTAGAATCAATCGAGCTAAAAATCCGACGAATTAATACACCAGTTGTCTGGGAGCGGATTTTTCGCTATGGCGGAGCAACCGTAATCGATTCATCAGGTCATTCAGTGGCATTTTTAACAATTAACGATATTACTGAGCGTAAATATGCTGAGGAAAAATTACGCTATCAAGCTAATTTATTAGCTCATGTTTCCGATGCAATTATTTCAACTGATAGTAATTATTTAATCAAAAGCTGGAACCGTGCTGCCGAAGAAATTTATGTATGGCAAGCAAACGAAGCAATTGGCCAACGTTTTGGCTCGTTAATCCCGACCGAATATATTCATAACGATTCAAATGAGCAAGCAGGCACTCAATTATTTGAACAAGCGTTCTGGCAAGGTGAGGTCTATCAATTCGATCGGTATGGCCAACGTCACCATATCCTTAGTAGCGTTTCGCTGATCAAAAATAACCAAGGCCACATTCAAGGCACTGTGGCGATTAACCGTGATATTACTGCTTATAAACAAGCAACTCAAGCCTTGCAAGAGAGCGAACGCCGTTTCAAAATTCTAACTGAATCATTGCCGCAATTAATTTGGACATGTACCCCTGATGGAAAATGCGATTATCTAAGCCAGCAATGGGTGCACTATACCGGTATTCCTGAAGCTGAACAACTAGGTACGGCCTGGATTAAACAAATTCATCCTGATGATCAGGCTTCAATTATGCAAGAATGGCAAAAAGCGCTTATTGCTCAACAAAAGTTGCACAGTGAATATCGAATTCGCCGTTTTGATAATACCTATCGTTGGTTTGATACTCAGGCGGTGCCTTTATTGGGTCAAAATGGTGAAATTATTAAATGGTTTGGTGCTAGCAACGATATTGATGATCGTAAACGAGCTGAAGATGCTCAATTACGTAGCCAAAAGATGGAGGCCTTAGGCACGCTTGCTGGCGGAATTGCCCATGATTTTAATAATATTTTGCTGGCAATTACTGGTAATACCCAATTAGCCATGTTCGATCTTGATCCACAGCATCCAGTACAAAATAATTTACGCGAAATTGAGCAAGCTGGCGAACGAGCGACCGATTTAGTCCGTCGGATTTTAACGTTTAGCCGCCAGCAAGAGGTTAAACGTGAAATTGTGCTGCTACCAACCATTATCGACGAAGCAATAAAATTATTACGCGCCACCTTGCCTGCCATGGTTGAAATTCAGGTCAATGTTATTGGGCCAATTCCAGCAACTGCGGCTGATCCAACTCAAATTTTCCAGATTATTATGAATTTAGCGACCAACGCGGCTCATGCAATTGGCAATAATCGGGGATTAATTGAAATTCGCTTAGATTTAGTGCATTTGACAGCTGAATTATCGCGCACAATTCCGAATTTGCACGAGGGCCATTATGTGCGGCTATCGGTGAGCGATAACGGTTGTGGCATGGATAAAGAAACCATCAAGCGAATTTTTGACCCATTTTTTACTACCAAGCCGCTGGGCGAGGGCACTGGGCTGGGGTTATCAGTCGTCGATGGAATTATGAAGGGCCACGATGGGGCGATTACGGTTTATAGCCAAATTAACAAAGGCTCAACCTTTCGACTCTACTTTCCGGCGAGCAACCAGCTACCAACCCCAACCCCACCCAAACGTCAGATCGTCTCGGAAAATGGCTATGCGCATATTTTGTATATTGACGATGAACAAGCCTTAGTAACCTTG
- a CDS encoding acyl--CoA ligase, translating to MTHPELDPTTMQLLNAAHTYTGIPATTVQTPWSSLAELLQTRAASEAQREYLAYFNDHAGEEIRWSYADLFERAARIANLLTTVYGVQHGERVATLAYNHPDTVAIYAACWLIGATIAPQNVGEDDQRIGFILDNAAVRVVLARTEYLERAKLICSHAAGVAHIVALDADFEQALAAQAITFQSAQAPSLDDEALLVYTSGTTGAPKGVQLSHYNLLADCTGIMRWHGIESTSRLMAILPIHHVNGIVVTLVTPLLAKASVVLNRAFSASTFWQRIANEGVQIVSVVPTILQYLCEGKPEHCQFERSHLRYLICGAGTLPVALAKRFYDQFGVRVLHGYGLSETTCYSCFLPTNLSDAEYRHWMEDFGYPSIGVAIWPNEMAVHDPQGHALSEGERGEIVIRGHNVMMGYFNRPDANAEAFKYGWFRSGDEGFYQWDAQGRQFLFITGRLKELINRGGVKYSPFEIEEVLLAVPGVRTALAIAFPNNWYGEEVGAYIVPEDGAQLDAQAILAHCRAQMPFAKCPKVVVFGTEIPVTATGKYQRLRLQELFAEWNDSQFRE from the coding sequence ATGACGCACCCTGAGCTTGATCCAACGACAATGCAGTTGTTGAATGCTGCCCATACCTACACTGGAATTCCCGCCACGACGGTTCAAACGCCATGGTCTTCATTGGCTGAGCTATTGCAAACTCGAGCGGCCAGCGAAGCTCAACGCGAATATTTGGCCTATTTTAATGATCATGCTGGCGAGGAAATCCGTTGGAGCTATGCCGATTTGTTTGAGCGAGCGGCTCGAATTGCCAATTTGCTTACAACAGTTTATGGAGTGCAGCATGGCGAGCGGGTTGCCACGTTGGCCTATAATCACCCCGACACGGTGGCAATTTATGCAGCCTGTTGGTTAATTGGGGCCACAATTGCGCCGCAAAATGTTGGCGAAGATGATCAGCGGATTGGCTTTATTTTGGATAATGCTGCGGTTCGGGTGGTTTTGGCGCGAACCGAATACCTCGAACGGGCCAAGCTTATTTGTAGCCATGCCGCTGGAGTTGCTCATATTGTGGCCTTGGATGCTGATTTTGAGCAGGCGTTGGCGGCTCAAGCTATAACTTTTCAGTCGGCTCAAGCGCCAAGCCTTGATGATGAAGCGTTGTTGGTCTATACCTCGGGCACAACTGGCGCTCCCAAAGGCGTGCAACTAAGCCATTATAATTTGCTGGCCGATTGCACCGGGATTATGCGCTGGCATGGGATTGAGTCAACCAGCCGTTTGATGGCGATTTTGCCAATTCACCACGTGAATGGCATTGTGGTGACCTTGGTTACGCCATTGTTGGCCAAGGCTTCAGTTGTGCTAAATCGGGCGTTTAGTGCAAGCACATTTTGGCAACGCATCGCCAACGAAGGCGTGCAGATTGTTTCGGTTGTGCCAACAATTTTGCAATATTTATGCGAAGGCAAACCAGAACACTGCCAATTTGAACGCAGCCACTTGCGCTATTTAATTTGTGGGGCTGGTACGCTGCCCGTGGCCTTAGCCAAACGTTTCTACGATCAATTTGGGGTGCGGGTGCTCCACGGCTATGGACTCTCCGAAACCACATGCTATTCATGCTTCTTGCCAACTAATCTGAGCGATGCCGAATATCGTCATTGGATGGAAGATTTTGGCTATCCGAGCATTGGCGTGGCAATTTGGCCAAATGAAATGGCAGTGCATGATCCCCAAGGCCATGCTTTATCCGAAGGCGAGCGCGGCGAGATTGTGATTCGCGGCCATAATGTGATGATGGGCTATTTCAATCGACCTGATGCTAACGCCGAAGCCTTTAAGTATGGCTGGTTTCGCTCAGGCGATGAAGGCTTTTATCAATGGGATGCCCAAGGTCGCCAGTTTTTGTTTATCACCGGTCGCCTCAAAGAACTGATCAATCGTGGTGGGGTAAAATATAGCCCATTTGAGATTGAGGAAGTGCTATTGGCCGTGCCTGGAGTGCGCACCGCCTTAGCGATCGCCTTTCCTAATAATTGGTATGGCGAGGAAGTGGGTGCGTATATTGTGCCCGAAGATGGCGCACAACTTGATGCACAAGCAATTTTGGCCCATTGCCGTGCCCAGATGCCCTTTGCTAAATGCCCAAAAGTCGTGGTATTTGGCACGGAAATTCCGGTTACCGCAACGGGCAAGTATCAACGCTTGCGCCTGCAAGAACTCTTTGCCGAATGGAATGACAGCCAGTTTCGTGAGTAG
- a CDS encoding lectin OAA, translating into MSVYWVENQWGGDSAPWHPGGTWVLGARDNQNVVAINISSADNGQTFTGTMTYINEGPIGFRATRTSANNYAVENQWGGDSAPWHPGGHWIIGTRDNQNPVNLDVDSRDGGQTLNGTMVYAGEGPIGFRGKLQ; encoded by the coding sequence ATGAGCGTGTATTGGGTTGAAAATCAATGGGGCGGCGATAGTGCTCCATGGCATCCCGGCGGTACATGGGTGTTAGGTGCGCGTGATAACCAAAATGTTGTGGCGATCAATATTTCCTCCGCTGATAATGGCCAAACATTTACTGGCACGATGACCTACATCAATGAAGGCCCAATCGGATTCCGCGCAACCCGTACCAGTGCCAACAACTATGCTGTCGAAAACCAATGGGGTGGCGATAGTGCTCCATGGCATCCTGGCGGCCATTGGATTATTGGAACACGTGATAATCAAAATCCAGTTAATCTTGATGTTGATTCACGTGACGGTGGCCAAACTCTCAATGGCACGATGGTCTATGCTGGCGAAGGGCCAATCGGTTTTCGCGGTAAGCTTCAGTAA
- a CDS encoding aldo/keto reductase family protein, translating into MEYRRLGKAGMRVSAVSLGAWLTYGGSVEGDQAAQCLRSAIDNGINFIDVADAYAYGEAEKVVGGVIRDYKRSDLVLSSKLYWPMSNNVNDQGLSRKHIMESIDKSLRHFGTDYLDIYFCHRFDANTPLEETVRAMSDLVQAGKILYWGTSVWEAEQIEQAVSIAKQYNGYLPQVEQPRYNMLDRHIEPAIIPTCEQHGLGLTVWSPLAQGLLTGKYNAGLPEGSRGATTKWLDRELNETNLNKVRQLTTIAGDLGLTTSQLALAWVLRLPQISSVITGATKPEHVLDNIKAGEVQLSADVQAQIEAILA; encoded by the coding sequence GTGGAATATCGACGGCTAGGCAAAGCAGGCATGCGGGTAAGTGCGGTATCACTCGGCGCATGGTTGACCTACGGCGGCAGTGTCGAAGGCGATCAAGCCGCCCAATGTTTGCGGTCAGCAATCGACAATGGCATCAATTTTATCGATGTTGCCGATGCATATGCCTACGGCGAAGCCGAAAAAGTCGTTGGCGGCGTGATCCGCGATTACAAACGCTCGGATTTGGTGCTTTCTTCCAAGCTCTATTGGCCCATGAGCAACAATGTGAATGATCAAGGGCTAAGTCGCAAGCATATTATGGAATCAATTGATAAAAGTTTGCGCCATTTTGGCACCGATTATTTGGATATTTATTTCTGCCACCGTTTCGATGCCAACACGCCACTCGAAGAAACTGTCCGCGCAATGAGCGATTTGGTGCAGGCTGGCAAAATTCTCTATTGGGGAACCAGCGTCTGGGAAGCTGAACAAATTGAGCAAGCGGTCAGCATCGCCAAACAATATAATGGCTATTTGCCGCAAGTTGAACAACCACGCTACAACATGCTTGACCGCCATATTGAGCCAGCAATTATCCCAACCTGTGAGCAGCATGGCCTTGGCTTGACGGTTTGGAGTCCTTTGGCCCAAGGCTTATTAACTGGCAAATACAATGCGGGCTTGCCAGAGGGCAGTCGCGGAGCCACCACCAAATGGCTTGATCGCGAGCTCAATGAAACTAATTTGAATAAGGTGCGCCAATTAACCACGATTGCTGGTGATCTTGGCCTAACCACCAGTCAATTGGCCTTGGCTTGGGTTTTGCGTTTGCCGCAAATTAGCTCGGTCATTACTGGCGCAACCAAGCCTGAGCATGTGCTCGATAATATCAAAGCCGGCGAAGTTCAATTGAGTGCTGATGTTCAGGCTCAAATTGAGGCAATTCTGGCCTAA